One region of Malania oleifera isolate guangnan ecotype guangnan chromosome 6, ASM2987363v1, whole genome shotgun sequence genomic DNA includes:
- the LOC131158601 gene encoding aspartic proteinase CDR1-like translates to MAAAMTASYRSLCRAALAVSVAALLILVSSTTSPVEASNRSGRDGFSIDLISRDSPRSPFYNPSETHFGRLRNALRRSINRANRFTVAASSREAATSGGLTQVTVNNGEYLLNISIGTPPTEILGIADTGSDLIWTQCTPCSTCYKQNAPLFNPRRSSTYTPLACSSDACTSFDEAQCSSSQCQYRVQYGDRSYSVGILSTDTVTLGTTAGQPVFLPRTIFGCGYDNDGTFNENGSGIIGLGGGSYSAISQMDSLIGGKFSYCFLPIGTTGSSKMSFGAEAGVTGAGAVSTPMVSKSSSTFYYLTLEAISVGGQRVEYFGGSSSNSSKAVAEGNIIIDSGTTETILPVDFYQELEKAVTAVINLERVQDTEQVLPLCYRTRRNIYAPVIKAHFTGADVNLNPLNTFVRTADDIVCFAFTSSPTIAIYGNLAQMNFLVGYDLNARTVSFKPTDCSTL, encoded by the coding sequence ATGGCGGCTGCTATGACGGCGTCGTATCGTTCTCTTTGCCGCGCTGCGCTTGCAGTTTCAGTAGCAGCGCTTTTGATCTTGGTGAGCTCTACCACGTCTCCAGTAGAAGCCAGTAACAGATCAGGGAGGGATGGGTTCAGCATAGACCTCATCTCCCGAGACTCACCTCGCTCCCCCTTCTACAACCCCTCAGAAACTCATTTCGGGCGCCTCCGCAACGCCCTGCGACGCTCCATTAATCGCGCCAATCGCTTTACCGTCGCAGCTTCATCACGGGAGGCAGCCACCAGCGGCGGGCTTACCCAGGTCACCGTCAACAACGGAGAATACCTCCTGAACATATCCATCGGGACTCCGCCCACCGAGATCCTCGGCATCGCCGACACCGGCAGCGACCTCATCTGGACGCAGTGCACCCCGTGCAGCACCTGCTACAAGCAAAATGCCCCGCTGTTCAACCCCAGGAGATCCTCCACATACACTCCATTGGCCTGCAGTTCCGACGCCTGCACTTCCTTCGACGAGGCCCAGTGCAGCTCCAGCCAGTGCCAGTACCGCGTGCAATACGGAGACCGTTCGTACTCCGTGGGCATTCTTTCCACCGACACCGTCACCTTGGGTACCACCGCCGGCCAACCCGTTTTCCTCCCCAGGACGATATTCGGGTGCGGGTACGACAACGACGGTACCTTCAACGAGAATGGGTCGGGAATCATCGGCCTGGGAGGCGGCTCCTACTCGGCCATTTCCCAAATGGATTCTCTCATCGGCGGTAAGTTCTCCTACTGCTTTCTGCCCATTGGGACAACGGGTTCCAGCAAGATGAGCTTCGGCGCAGAGGCTGGCGTGACCGGCGCCGGGGCGGTTTCTACACCCATGGTATCGAAATCATCGAGCACATTCTATTACCTAACGTTGGAAGCCATTAGCGTGGGAGGCCAAAGGGTGGAGTACTTTGGGGGCAGTAGCAGTAATTCCAGCAAAGCCGTGGCAGAAGGGAACATTATCATAGACTCCGGCACCACTGAGACGATTCTGCCGGTGGATTTTTACCAGGAGTTGGAAAAGGCGGTGACAGCGGTGATTAATTTAGAACGGGTGCAAGACACGGAGCAAGTGCTGCCTCTTTGCTACCGCACTCGGAGGAACATCTACGCTCCGGTCATCAAGGCGCATTTCACCGGCGCCGACGTGAACTTGAACCCATTGAACACTTTTGTGAGAACGGCGGATGATATTGTGTGCTTCGCTTTCACCTCCAGTCCTACCATTGCCATCTACGGCAACTTGGCCCAGATGAACTTCTTGGTGGGGTATGACCTTAATGCGAGGACTGTGTCCTTCAAACCCACCGACTGCTCCACTTTGTAA
- the LOC131158395 gene encoding uncharacterized protein LOC131158395: MAETSLSICNSSLIHGSRKPMSWCASLLPSFEHKTHDQPITLKRKQSYHGWRIKWLSHRSFVFAVTKGSSKSSDSEETIPQWARPDSEAPPPWAQDEDKEKPLQQSFAIPFYVYLLASAVTAIAAIGSIFEYINQRPVFGILSSDSIFYAPLLGFFAFTGIPTSAFLWFKSVQAANKEAEEQDERDGYL, encoded by the exons ATGGCAGAAACTTCATTGTCTATATGCAATTCAAGTTTAATCCATGGTTCAAGAAAGCCGATGTCATGGTGCGCCAGCTTATTGCCAAGTTTTGAACATAAGACCCATGATCAACCCATTACTTTGAAAAGAAAACAAAGTTATCATGGTTGGAGAATAAAATGGTTATCTCATAGGTCTTTTGTGTTTGCTGTGACGAAAGGCTCTTCAAAGTCGAGCGACTCTGAAGAAACAATTCCCCAGTGGGCTAGACCGGATTCTGAAGCGCCCCCTCCTTGGGCTCAGGATGAAGACAAGGAGAAACCATTGCAGCAGAGTTTTGCAATCCCATTTTACGTTTATTTACTTGCCTCAGCAGTGACTGCAATTGCTGCA ATTGGTTCTATCTTCGAGTACATCAACCAGAGGCCTGTTTTTGGGATTTTAAGCTCGGATAGCATTTTTTATGCGCCATTGTTGGGGTTTTTTGCATTTACCGGCATCCCTACCTCT GCCTTCTTGTGGTTCAAATCCGTTCAAGCTGCTAACAAGGAAGCAGAGGAGCAGGATGAAAGGGATGGTTATCTTTAA